One Peromyscus leucopus breed LL Stock chromosome 20, UCI_PerLeu_2.1, whole genome shotgun sequence genomic window, ggattaaaggcgtgcgccaccaccgcccggtgctgGAGGTTTTCTAAGAGGCATCCCAGAGGAGAATGAGGGGGTATAGAAGACACGTTCCCAtggatgagagaaaaggaaaatgtcgCTGTAGCCTGTAGTCACAGACTCAGAGGACTGAATGAGAACAAAACTGTTCAGTGGGTCATCACCACACTCAGCGGGAATCAGGAGCTTAGCCTGGCTAAGCCAGTGGAGAGACTTGGTGCCTGGTACCAGCGCTTTCACCGAGGTAAGAAGGCAAGAAGGCAAACCAAGCTCTAGGAGGAGGGGTCTCATCCACAGGAAAGGGTCTAGGAGTGAGGCCACAAGGGCCTAAAGGAGCTGTGGGATTATgggcagctggggggggggagaagaagacAGCAGGAAGGGGTACAATAGCCTGGTTTGGCCTAAGGAAGCTGCAGGGTTGGGGTCAGGTGAAGGGTGGAGGGATGGGGTCAGATGAAGAGAGCCAGCTATAGCCTTAAAGATCATGGCAGGgggtacctctgcctccagagtaccaGAGGGGGGCCGGACACTCCATGGTCACTTCCTCAGACTCGGGGAAATGTTTTCACCAACCAAAGAGGAAACTTACCTAATTGCTGCTGGTGGGTGGGGTGCTGAGCCATCGATGAACCAGAAGCTGAGTCTGTTGCAGGTGGACTGGAGCTGAAGGATAGAGTCTCAGTGCAGCTTAGACCATGAGGGGAAACGCAGGCACCAGGAGAGTCTATCTCAGTCATGGCATCACATGTAAGCATTATAGCTTGGATGGAAAGGTTTCCTGGCAGCCAGGAGCCAAGGATTACCACAAAGTCACCACACAACAAagctcacacaagagatttattgggagggcaAAAACCAggagagcaggggctggagagatggtttagtggttaagagcattgactgctcttccagaggacccgggttcaatccccagcacccacatggcagctcacaactctagttccaggggaccctcacacagacacacacacaggcaaaacaccaatgcacacaaaataagaataaatcaatTACTTAGGAAAAAAAACTCTGCTTGGGCGAGagacagcagcaaactgaacaggatacaaggtttatatagagtttcttgggaagggggtagagattggtgggattttacTTCCAGAGATTcggctttttactctgtagggtggggacagggtccagcagttaagagtgttctgtgggtggaacccaGCAGCTCTCAGGCGAGGTCCTCAGCGGAAGGGCCTGTCCACTCTtgtggcatgggggggggggtttacacatatcattttatttctctaccACATGTCTGTAAAGCATTATGGAGTAATTTTTGTCAGAGGTACAGTTTGTGGACCTTCTGTGTCTTGTGTCTGGATTTCATTTTGCTGCCAGTTGTCTGTGAGCATTGTCCTGTGTAATATTCCACGGGGCGGCTACATCATAATTCCTAACACTTTTCTGCAATCGAGCGGCTGTTTCTGGAGTTTTGCTCTTATGAACGGTGCAATTATAAGCATCAAACACACGCctctgagtacacacacacacacacacacggggcattTTTATTGGGTGATAGGCTGGCAAAGGATTGCTTGGTCCTAGGGGACATAATCACTCAGCTTTCCAGAAGGTACTGTGTGTTCCCAGGGGGTCATACAATCGCACAATTTGTCTCTGACCTGAAAAGTCCAGGCGGGGCTGCAAAGAGCATCTTTCAGCACCTGGAACTGTCAGCTCTCTGAGGTTTGTTAATCCAGCGGGGACAGCTCACGTCTGCAGCTGTTTCCCTGGCAACCAGTGAAACTGGAGACCTCTGTCCTGGGGGCCTGTTCTGTGACTTCCCGGTGAGGTGCGTACAAGCCTCTGCCGTTTCCACCAGATCTCTGGTCCTCATCGTCCAGAGGCTGCATGTTATTTATCAATGTCGTCTCCATACGTTACTCTGTTGCCAGTGTCCTTTCCCAGGCTGTAAACTACCCACTTGCTTTCTCTGAGAACTATTTTGACAAGTGAAAGCCTTTGGCTTGTGATTGTCACTTACTGGTCTTTTGTTACAATTTGCTCTATTTGTATCTTATTTTGGAAATGCTCCCTGTTCCCCAGGTCATAGGAATGCCCTTCTGTTGTCTATCAGAGCTCTTCCGACTTCCCTCCTGACATATCCTCCCTTGATCCCGGAGTTCACTGTGGTGGGTAGTGCCAAGTAGAGATGCAATATCTAGTCCCCTCTCTAGCTCACTCTCAAAGGGACTCTCAATTTCCCCCTCCTGTCACTTGGGCTCTGCTAGGTCGGCCTCTGGGTGCCTGGTCCTGTTTCCCAAGACAATTTTGTCTCCCGTAACCATGACTACCTCTCTTTGCCACCATGGCttcatgaggatttttttttccaggttcatAATTTATTGTACAAATTGAGTATTACATGATGAATTGACACCAGCTTCTTCAGGCATGGGACTAACAGATGAGGTCAGACATTTCAAAATCCATTTATGTTGCCTTCACAGCTGGGATTTTTCTAGGCCTTAACTTGAAGTATAAGACCAACAAAGCAATGCTTCCATATGTGGCCAGTAGACAATTCATTCTACCTGTGAGAGTGTAAGAGTTGAAATACTTTTTAATACCAATGAACTGGAATTGGCCATCACTTTCTGGACCAGCCATGACTTCTTCGCCCAAATCACAAACTACGCAGATGAGGTCCTTCAACAAACCCAGCTACCGGCCTTCATGAGGATTCTTAATGCCCACAGCAGGTGCCCTGTCCATGACTGGAGGCCCATCCCTCCACCGGTTCCTCCACTGTAAATGGGGACAACAGTGGCCTTCCAAGCTGGGGCTTGGAAAACATGGAGAGTAGGACCCCAAGCATGCAGCTAGTGTTCTTGACCCCGAAAGCAGTACTTCCCTCTCTGGAGCTTTGACCGGTTAGGTTGTACACTAAGTCTGGGCCTCAACTCCCTGGAGACCTCAAAAGGTAGACCTCGTCTGTCCTCCGACAAGGAGTGACCGGCAGAGTTGGCGGGAAGGCTATCAAGACTGATCCAGTGTCAAGCATCTATGAATGTGTCTGCCCACCTCTCCGAGGGATGAGTGACAGGAATCGGCAGAGCTAGTCAGTGGGCCTGGGGAGATAGGCGGGGACTAAGCCCCAGTCACACACCTCTGAGTCCCTCTAGGGAAGACATGCCTTGCCCCAGAACCCTCAGTCACCCACAGGGCAAAGGGGTTCACAGCAGGAGCCACATGCAGCCTGCATGGGTAGAAAATTTAAACAGCCCCACTTCCCAGGAAGGCTCTGTAGGAAAGTCATGGTAACCATGGTGACTACCAGATGGAACACCGGTCTCAGACATGTTCCACAGACAGACTGAGTGCCCTAGATCCTCTGGGTCAGGACCACAATAGGTGCCACCATGAGCGCATACTACCCAGCTGTGGCCATGTGTGGTTCAGGCCCTGCAAGCCTAGAAAGGGCCAGCTTGAGGAGGGCTTGAACAGGAACCCTCAAACTTCCCAGAGTGGAAGGCTTAGAGACAGTGGAGATAAGGTCAAAAAGAGACAGTTGACTCTGAGGCACTCATCCAAGCAAGGCTCCTTCCTCCAGGCTGTCTGCCATTCACAGCTTCTCACAGCGTACACCTTCTCCTTCACAGCCCCGCCCAGCCCAGATGTCACCTGGACACTTGATTCCTGGTTTATGGCTAATTAATTAGCTAACGGCTAATTCACCATCATTTCCCCACTTCATTCCtttctaatttattgatttatccTTTTTCCTCATTCATTCAATAAAAGTCTAACACCAATGGTCTTCAGAGAGGCTGTCCTGACAGGCCCACCTGCCCACGCCCAGCCATGTGGGATGGGAAGGGGTGGCTCAGTAGCCTGAGGAGAGCAGTGCAGGCCTGAGCTGGTCACACACAGCCAGGCCACCCAATGCCTAATGAAAGTAGGCAAAGAAAGCCTGAGGACCAGCCCTTGCCCCTGGCCTGCCTAACACCTTAATGCTGCCTCTAAAAGCCCCAAAGCCGCAGTCAGTATGTGCCAGACACTCCAGAAGGTTCCCCAGCACCTTTGGTATTCATTCTCTCGGCCAGCATACCACAGTGCTAAGAGAAGGCGCCTCATGAAGTTCTGGGAATGTGGGAAACCGGTGGCCGAAGATTGTGATTTTATGTAGCCTGGAAATTCGGGAACTTCATCCAGGAGAGGAACTTACCAGCCCTCCTGGCCCCACCAAGGGCCTCTCTCTTAGCCTCCCTGGCACACTCCCTTCCTCCAGGATGGTCCCCAAGGCCTCACAGTGCTGGTTAAGCATGGCCAGGACCAAACTCTGCCTCAGTCAAGAGCTCACTTGGACAGACCTTCCTCAGTGATACTGAGGCAGTCCACATCTGTTGGGATAATCCCTTACAGAAATTTTCTCTCTGTTCCAGCCTCACAAATCTTTCTCTACCTTCATCTTTGAGGTCTTTCCCTTCAAATCTCACTCCCAGATACTACCACCCTCCTAAATTTACGAGACCAAAAGGGACACGGGGTCTCCCTGGCAAATGCCCAGCTCAGTCAATGATCTGTTGTCTGCtccggccagcagggcttcaatgggttctcgaccaccctcaggacagaatgatagggacaggagacacaaaggaaatacaccaagtcaagattctgatcaaggtgcaactttatttttctccaggagggtttatatagttcctgcagggtagggggagcaggaagctgttatctgcatagggtggggcaagctaacaggatgtttatgtaggatgtttacagggtgaaaggtcaagggctctgactcaatgtcctgttgctaggcaacctgaccgTAAGATGTTCTAGTTCCCTCTCTTATCAGGGGTCTGTATTTGTCCATTAACTAGAGATTCTGCCCTTGTCCCTGACAGTTGTCTCCCAGGGATTCTCCCCCAACTCAGGACAAAGAGCTTTTACAACTCAGAGAAAAGACTTTATCGCCTCCTTACAACCCCACAGACCAATAAGAACTCCACTTCCTTCTTGGCTACTTTAGAGTCTATATACCTAACCATGGACCCATCGTCAAACCTCTAGATAGGCCTTACGGACCCAGAATGTAACCACTGAATAACTCTTTCCTTCATCCAGCCTTCCAGACACGGATGGCCCTCGCCAAGGCCCAATCACAGCCCTTCCCAACCTTCCAAAAGAATTCCCCCTCTATAGAGCAGAGAAGGAGGAATGAACGGCTCTAAGACGCCTGGGACAAAAGCATGGTGGCACTTAGGAGTGCTAGCTTTCCTTTCTCAACAACTTGATAGCACTGCTAAATGCTGGCCTCTGTGCCATCGGGCAGTGGCTGCCTGCCGCTGACCAGGAGCCTAGCACGCTTGCATATGGATGACAGATGACACTCATAAGGCCTATTAATACCTTGCCAGCCCCTGCCTCACCCAACTCTTATTAGGAAATCTAAACATTTCTATCCACAAACAAAAATCTCCTAAATGTCACAACCTCCTCCTTTAACAGGACCCGTTACATATCAGTGCCCATAAGTTTTAGGGTACACTCAGGCAGTTCATGTAGATACAACAGACTCCCACTCCAAATTTGGGACAGTGATAACACAGCCCAGAGTACAAAGAACTCACCCCAACTGCCAAACACACCCGCTTTTCCCAAAGCTCTCTCACCCTGGGAAGACGTCAGAGACTTCACACCTACACAGGCTCCAGTATCCCTTCCCACTGTGGTGACTGCAATGAGAAATGTCCTCTGTGGGCTCAGGAATGAACTTTGGTCCCTCAGTTGGCGGTGCTGGTAGAGGAGGTagcacagccttgctggaggaagtgcgtcactggggggcgggctttgagagctCACAGTCCTGCCCAGCCTCCAGTTTGGCTCTCTCTGCTTCGCATCTGCAATGAAAGGTGTGGtctctccacttcctgctctGGCGGCCTGCTCTCATGCTTTCCCTGGTACTGTGAACTCTCCAGTGGAACTGCAAGCCAAGAAAacgctttcttctataagttgccttggtcacccGCCCTACACTCACGGGCAGCAAACTGGACACGTAGAGGACACTTATCACCCGGGGCTCACCCACTCAACTTGACACTTCTCTTCATCTCCTGTGTCGGTTGCTCCTCTTGTTccgaccaaatacctgacaagatgAGGCTTCAGAGACCCGTGTTCATTTTGGCCTGCAGCTtaaggggatacagtccatcatggcagggaatgcATCCCAGCTTGGGTGTGAGGCTGAGGGTCTCAAACAAGAGAGTGAGCCGGAAGACGGGGGCAGGGGAGAGCTAAGCTATAAACCTCAAGTCCTGTCTCCagtgatccacttcctccagcaaggctccatctcctaaaggtccCACAAGCTTCCACAACAGTGCCACcagtggggaccaagtgttcagatataGGGCCTATGAGGGATacttcacattcaaatcacaacTACCAAAACTCCTGACCCAAATTGCAGTTATCTATTGAAATAGCCACCAAAGGCCCAAGTATTAGAGGCACTGGAGACCAATGGAACCGATAAAAAAGGCTGCCCTTCgccctccagccccagagcccTGGCTATTCCCTCAGTCAATCCCAAGCATGGCTTGAAGGAACAAGAAGACATAACAGAAGATGGAGTGATACAGGGGACCCTGGTTTTCCTTACCAGGGAGACCTGTCCTTCCTGCTAGTCAAGACAGGAAAATCCCCACCAGATTGCAGAATTCCTCATATATAGACTCTAAGCCTCCACAAAGGCTTCTGCCTCCCTTCGCCATTGCCCAAACCTGGAGTTTAGATTAGAAatgctcaaaacaaacaaataaaagccccCTGCTCTTGCTCTTGCCTCATCTAGGGAGGGTTCCAAGGTTACAGCTCTGGAGACTCACTCATATTTAGAAATTGCTTTCCTAAATATGACTCCAGTATTCTCAAACATCTTTTGTCTGGGCTTTTCTTCCTCGGCTCCATAGGACTGGTGTGTATCTGCAGCCTGGTGGAATCATTTTATCCGCTCAGACTCTTCCACCATGTCCACCCTCTGGCTTGACCCTTCTCTTTTCACAGAATCTCCTGGGATTCCCCTGCCTTTGTCACCCTAACCTGCTCCACCCCTCTTATAAAACCACTCAAAAAGCCATCCaagcattaaataaatgaaagaattctAGC contains:
- the LOC114694340 gene encoding ATP synthase membrane subunit DAPIT, mitochondrial-like encodes the protein MAGPESDGQFQFIGIKKYFNSYTLTGRMNCLLATYGSIALLVLYFKLRPRKIPAVKAT